The genomic region ACGTCGTCGTGGCCGAGCGGGACGCGGGCCGGGCCGCCGAGATCGCGGCCCGCCACGGCGTCGAGGTGCACCCGCCGACGGCCGCGGCGGCCAAGGCCGACGTGCTGCTCATCGTGGTCAAGCCGCAGGACGTCGCCGCGTTGCTGACCGAGATCGCGCCGGTGGTCCCGGCCGGCACACTGGTCGTGTCGCTCGCGGCCGGGGTCACCACGGCGGCGATCGAGCAGCGGCTGCCGTCGTCGCCCCCGGTCATCAGGGTCATGACGAACACGCCGCTGCTCGTCGGGGAGGCGATGTCGGCGATCTGCGGCGGCCGCCACGCCGCGCCGGAGCATCTTGCCGCCGCGCAGGCGCTGCTCGAGCCGGTCGGGCGGGTCACCCAGGTCGCGGAGTCCCAGCTCGACGCGGTCACGGCGCTGTCCGGCAGCGGGCCCGCGTACTTCTTCTACCTGGTCGACGCGATGGTGGAGGCGGGCGTGCTGCTCGGCCTGCCGCGGCCGCTGGCCACGGAACTCGTCACCCAGACGGCGCTGGGGTCGGCCCGGATGCTGCGCGAGAGCGGCGAGCATCCCGCGCTGCTGCGGGAGGCGGTCACCTCACCCGCGGGAACGACCGTCGCGGCGCTGCGGGAGATGGATCGGCGGGGGGTGCGCGCGGCGCTGATGGACGCGTTGGAGGCCGCCGCCGACCGCTCCCGGGAACTGGGCCGTTCGTAGTCGGGACACCGGGCGCGACGTGGTTGGTCCCCGCGGCGGGTAGGCTCGCCCGGTAACTTCCTCAACAGATCGGTCGGGTACGTGGGCTCAGTCATCAAGAAGCGTCGCAAGCGGATGGCCAAGAAGAAGCACCGCAAGCTGCTGAAGCGCACGCGCGTTCAGCGTCGCAACAAGAAGTAGGTTCCCGGCCCACGGCCGGCGGGGGGACAAGCCGGCGGCCGGCGGATGGTCGGCTGGGCCCACGTTCCCCGTCATCGACGTCTTTCGACGTTTCATCACTGCCTGGCGTAGGTCTCCCGTGCTGACAGGAGCCTCGCCGCGTCGCTCTGCGTGCTTAAGCCATGACTCTGTGGCAGGCTTGCTCCGCGGGGGCGGCAGCGCGGCCGGTCCGCGGGCAGGGGGACGGCATGACGGGATCGTGGATCAACTTTCTGTCCGACTACGGCGTCGACGACGCCTGCGTCGGGGTGTGCCACGGGGTCATCGCGCGGCACGCCCCGTCCGCGCGCGTTCTCGACGTCTGCCACTCGATCGCGCCCCAGGACGTGGGGCATGCGGCGATCACACTCGCCGGGGCGGTCGGCTACCTGCCGGCCGGGATCCACCTCGTCGTCGTCGAGCGCCTCGACGCCGACGGCTACACCCGCGGGGTCGCGGTCCGCACCACCGACGGCTCGGTGTTCGTGTGCCCGGACAACGGCGTGGCCTCCCTGGCCTGGGAGGCCCTCGGGGGGATCGCGGACGTCCACGAGATCGCCAACCGGGAGCTGTGGCTGCCGCTGCCCACCGCGGTGTTCCGCGGCCGGGACGTCTACGCGCCGGTCGCGGCGCGGCTCGCGGCCGGCCTGGAACTGACGGACGTCGGTCCGCGGCTCGACGCCGCCTCGCTCACCCGGTTCCGGCCGCGCGCGTGCAGCGTCGACGACGATCACGTCCACGGTGAGGTCGTCTCCATCGACCACTTCGGCAACCTCTCGCTGAACGTGACCCGCATCGACCTGGAGGCCGCCGGCATCCTGCTCGGCGATCGGGTCGAGGTCCGGGCCGGCAACCGGCTCATGCGGCTGACCTTCACGCAGACCTACGGCGAGGTGCCGCGGGGCGGAGTCACCGTGTGCGAGGACGCCCTGCGCCGCGTGATGATCGCGGTGAACTGCGGCCGGGCGTCGGACGCACTGCGGCTGCGCCGCCAGGACGCGGTCGTGATCGCGCAGCTTCCCCGGGACCCCTCGGCGTTCCGCATCGTCCAGGATCTGCCGCTCCCCGCCTGACGATGTTCACATGCTGTAGTCGACACGCCGAATAATCTCACGCTGCGCAGTGAGGGTAGGAAGTATGGGCGTACGATGACCGCGGCGGGGTCGCGTGCATCGTCCCCGACCGGGTACGGCCACCGGCGATCGAAGGTGGCCGACGGGTCAATCCGGCGGGCCCGTGCGGCCCCGGCGCCGGAGGGACACCTGCGGGCGTTGCGGGGAGACTGTCATGAGACCACGCCGGGTGCTGGTTACCGGTGTCGCGCGGCCGCTGGGTGCCCAGGTGGCGATGGCTCTCGCCGCGGATCCCGCCATCGAGGCCGTGGTCGGGGTCGACACGGCGGCGCCCGACGCGGATCTCGGTCGCACCCGGTTCGTCCGCGCCGACATCCGGCACCCGTTGATCGCCAAGGTCATCTCCACCACGGAGGTCGACACGGTGCTGCATCTCAACGTCATCGCGACCCCGCTGGGGGCGGGCGGCCGGGCCGCGATGAAGGAGATCAACGTGATCGGCACGATGCAGCTCCTTGCCGCCTGCCAGAAGGCGAGGAGCGTCAGCCGGCTGGTCGTGAAGTCGACGACGTCGATCTACGGCTCCTCCCCGCGCGACCCGGCGCTGTTCACCGAGGACACCGAGCCGCGATCCCTGCCCACCGGCGGCTACGCGAAGGACGCCGTCGAGGTCGAGGGCTACGTGCGCGGCTTCAGCCGGCGCCGACCCGACATCGCGGTCACGGTGCTGCGCTTCACCAACATCCTTGGTCCGCAGGTGGACAGCCCGCTCGCCCGGTACCTGGACCTGCCGGTGGTGCCGACGGTGCTCGGCTTCGACCCTCGCATCCAGCTTCTGCACTCCGACGACGCCCTCGCGGTCCTCCTGCGCGCGACCCGCGGCGACCACGCGGGCACGTTCAACGTCGCCGGGGACGGGGTGCTGCTGCTCTCCCAGGCGATCCGTCGGGCGGGCCGCCCCTACCTGCCGGTGCCCTTTCCGGCGATCGGCGCGCTCGGCGGCGTTGCCCGCCGGCTGCGGCTCGTCGACTTCTCCGCCGAGCAGCTCGATCTGCTCGCCCACGGGCGCGCGGTCGACACCGCCCGCCTGAAGACGGTCTTCGGGTACCGGCCCCGATACTCGACCGTGGAGACCTTCGACAACTTCGTCCGGTATCGCGACCTGCGGTTCACCATCGACCACGAGCTGGTGTCCCGGATCGAGCACGGCCTGCTCGGCTCGCTGGACCGGCGCCGGCTGGTGGGTTCGCCGTGACGCCTCCGACGGGTGGGAACGGCCGGCCACGGCGGACGGGGGAGGGCGCAGCGCATGGCGGACCGTGACGAGTCCCGGGGGGACGCGCAGATCATCCCGCTGAACAGCGAGGAGCGAGCGGGCCTGGCGGACGGCGCCCGCCCGGCCCGCCGCGCCCGCCCGCGACCCGCCGCCCGCACTCCGGCGGCCCGGCCCGCGCGGCCCGGCGGATCCGCCGCGGACGCCCCACCGTCGGATGCCCCGGCGGCGGATGCCCCACCGTCGGATGCCCCACCGTCGGGTGCCCTGTCGGCGGACGCCCCGGCGGCGGATGCGATGACGGGGGCGTCCGCGGCCGCCACCCACGGCGTTGCGGGGAGCGTCGATTCGGCCGCTGCGGATGCCGGCGAGCCCGCTCCCCGACGGCGGGTCGACCCGGGTGTGCATCGGCTCAACGGCGCCCGCCCCTCACGAGCGAAGCGGCCTACCAGCCGCCCAGGGCCCACCGACCGTGCCGCCGGCGACCCGGCCGCCGTCACCGACCCCGCCACCGCCGCCACCCGTGACGGCACCGGCAGCGACCGCACCGGCACCAGCACCGGCACCGGCCGTACCGCAGCAGACCGCACCGGCGGTGGTCGCACCGCCGCGGGCCGCACCTCCGCAGGGCGCACCGCCGGCGACCGGGCGAGCTCCGGACCGGGCGCCACCGCGAGGCAGGTCCCGCGGATCAGCGTGGACGGCGGTGCCGCAAGCAGCGCCGAGGACGGCACCACCGAAAGCGACCGCGGCGGCTTCGAGGCCGGCGACCTGGAGACGGCCCTGGCCGGCGTACTGGCCTTCCTGCGCCGGCGCATCACCGGCGACTACGTCGTCGACGAGCACGGGTTCGATCCCGACCTCACCGAGCACGTGATCGCACCGCTGCTGCGCCCCGTCTACCGCGACTACTTCCGGGTCGAGACGCGCGGGCTGGAGAACATTCCCGACGTCGGCGGCGCGCTGGTGGTGGCCAACCATTCCGGCACCCTGCCGATGGACGCGCTGATGATGGCGATGGCGATCCTCGATCACCATCCCGCCCACCGCAACCTGCGGATGCTCGCGGCCGACCTGGTGTTCGCCGTGCCTTTTCTCGCCCCGTTGGCCCGCAAGATCGGTAACACGCTGGCCTGTCAGGCGGACGCGGAGCGGCTGCTCACCGCGGGGCATCTGGTGGGAGTCTGGCCGGAGGGCTTCAAGGGCGTGGGCAAGCCGTTCAGCGAGCGCTACACGCTGCAGCGCTTCGGCCGGGGCGGCTTCGTCTCCGCCGCGCTGCGGACCGGGGTGCCGATCATCCCGTGCACGGTCGTCGGCGCCGAGGAGATCTACCCGATGATCGGCAACGCGAAGTCGCTCGCCCGCCTGCTCGGCCTGCCCTACCTGCCGATCACGCCCACCTTCCCGTGGCTGGGCCTGCTGGGCCTGATCCCGCTGCCGTCTAAGTGGATCATCGAGTTCGGGGAGCCGGTGCCGACGGATTCCTACCCGGCGGAGGCGGCGGACGATCCGATGCTCGTCTTCGAACTCACCGACCGCATCCGCGAGACCATCCAGCACACGCTGTACAGCCTGCTGATGCAGCGCCGGTCGGTGTTCTTCTGAGCCGAGCGACGCCGCGGCCGGGCCGGCCGACCGCGGCGGGCCGCGGCGATCAGACGCTGGCCACCCGGCGACGCAGCGCCATCCCGGCGGCGACGCCGCCGGCCAGCGCGCCGGCGCCGGCCGCGGCCGGAATGCCGATCCTGACCGCCTTGCGGGCCGTGCGGAAGTCCTTGATCGGCCACTCCCGCTCGCGGGCGACCGTCTTGAGGTCGGGATCCGGATTGATCGCCACCGGGTGGCCGACCAGCGAGAGCATCGGCAGATCATTGATCGAGTCGGAGTAGGCCCAGCACCGGGACAGGTCCAGCCCCTCCCGCTCGGCGAGCGCCTGCACCGCCTCGGCCTTGGCCTGGCCGTGGAGCAGCCCGCCGACCAGGTGGCCCGTGTAGGTGCCGTCGGTGACCTCGCTGACCGTGCCGAGCGCGCCGGTCAGGCTGAGA from Frankia alni ACN14a harbors:
- a CDS encoding SAM hydrolase/SAM-dependent halogenase family protein — encoded protein: MTGSWINFLSDYGVDDACVGVCHGVIARHAPSARVLDVCHSIAPQDVGHAAITLAGAVGYLPAGIHLVVVERLDADGYTRGVAVRTTDGSVFVCPDNGVASLAWEALGGIADVHEIANRELWLPLPTAVFRGRDVYAPVAARLAAGLELTDVGPRLDAASLTRFRPRACSVDDDHVHGEVVSIDHFGNLSLNVTRIDLEAAGILLGDRVEVRAGNRLMRLTFTQTYGEVPRGGVTVCEDALRRVMIAVNCGRASDALRLRRQDAVVIAQLPRDPSAFRIVQDLPLPA
- a CDS encoding NAD-dependent epimerase/dehydratase family protein yields the protein MRPRRVLVTGVARPLGAQVAMALAADPAIEAVVGVDTAAPDADLGRTRFVRADIRHPLIAKVISTTEVDTVLHLNVIATPLGAGGRAAMKEINVIGTMQLLAACQKARSVSRLVVKSTTSIYGSSPRDPALFTEDTEPRSLPTGGYAKDAVEVEGYVRGFSRRRPDIAVTVLRFTNILGPQVDSPLARYLDLPVVPTVLGFDPRIQLLHSDDALAVLLRATRGDHAGTFNVAGDGVLLLSQAIRRAGRPYLPVPFPAIGALGGVARRLRLVDFSAEQLDLLAHGRAVDTARLKTVFGYRPRYSTVETFDNFVRYRDLRFTIDHELVSRIEHGLLGSLDRRRLVGSP
- the proC gene encoding pyrroline-5-carboxylate reductase; protein product: MIVAVMGAGRLGGAVLSGLLGSGHAPGDVVVAERDAGRAAEIAARHGVEVHPPTAAAAKADVLLIVVKPQDVAALLTEIAPVVPAGTLVVSLAAGVTTAAIEQRLPSSPPVIRVMTNTPLLVGEAMSAICGGRHAAPEHLAAAQALLEPVGRVTQVAESQLDAVTALSGSGPAYFFYLVDAMVEAGVLLGLPRPLATELVTQTALGSARMLRESGEHPALLREAVTSPAGTTVAALREMDRRGVRAALMDALEAAADRSRELGRS
- a CDS encoding lysophospholipid acyltransferase family protein, which codes for MHRLNGARPSRAKRPTSRPGPTDRAAGDPAAVTDPATAATRDGTGSDRTGTSTGTGRTAADRTGGGRTAAGRTSAGRTAGDRASSGPGATARQVPRISVDGGAASSAEDGTTESDRGGFEAGDLETALAGVLAFLRRRITGDYVVDEHGFDPDLTEHVIAPLLRPVYRDYFRVETRGLENIPDVGGALVVANHSGTLPMDALMMAMAILDHHPAHRNLRMLAADLVFAVPFLAPLARKIGNTLACQADAERLLTAGHLVGVWPEGFKGVGKPFSERYTLQRFGRGGFVSAALRTGVPIIPCTVVGAEEIYPMIGNAKSLARLLGLPYLPITPTFPWLGLLGLIPLPSKWIIEFGEPVPTDSYPAEAADDPMLVFELTDRIRETIQHTLYSLLMQRRSVFF
- a CDS encoding 30S ribosomal protein bS22 is translated as MGSVIKKRRKRMAKKKHRKLLKRTRVQRRNKK